In one Tachysurus vachellii isolate PV-2020 chromosome 24, HZAU_Pvac_v1, whole genome shotgun sequence genomic region, the following are encoded:
- the hapstr1b gene encoding HUWE1-associated protein modifying stress responses, whose amino-acid sequence MEEKKEEGEAEIQEHGPEHWFSKWERQCLAEAEQDEPSEEEPEQSRQKLWHLFQNSATAVAQLYKDRVCQQQGLSLWVPFQNAATAVTNLYRESVEVHQRSYELGIQIGHQRRNKDVLAWVKKRRRTIRREDLISFLCGKAPPPRNSRAPPRIAMAPSSETSSSVETDLQPFREAIALHGLSGAMASISMRSGAPGSPTHLSAGSNPGRRRNGLHDVDLNTFIAEEMALHLDNGTRKRSSAQCSDVITDSPTHKRNRMI is encoded by the exons atggaggagaagaaggaggagggcGAGGCGGAGATCCAGGAGCACGGACCCGAGCACTGGTTCTCCAAATGGGAGCGGCAGTGTCTGGCTGAGGCCGAGCAGGACGAGCCGAGCGAGGAGGAGCCGGAGCAGAGCCggcagaagctgtggcatctctTCCAGAACTCAGCCACGGCGGTCGCGCAGCTTTATAAAG ATCGAGTATGTCAGCAACAGGGGCTTTCTCTGTGGGTCCCTTTTCAAAATGCTGCTACTGCCGTCACCAACCTGTATAGAG AAAGTGTAGAAGTGCACCAGCGCAGCTATGAACTAGGCATTCAGATCGGCCACCAGAGGCGCAACAAAGACGTGCTCGCTTGGGTGAAGAAAAGGAGGCGGACCATCAGGCGAGAGGACCTCATTAGCTTCCTGTGTGGCAAAGCCCCACCCCCACGGAATTCTCGGGCTCCGCCGAGAATCGCCATGGCACCATCCTCAGAGACGAGCTCGTCCGTCGAGACGGACCTGCAGCCTTTTAGGGAGGCCATCGCGCTGCACG GCCTGAGTGGTGCCATGGCGAGTATAAGTATGCGGTCTGGAGCACCAGGATCACCCACACACCTGAGCGCTGGCTCCAACCCCGGGCGCCGTAGGAACGGTCTCCACGACGTCGACTTGAACACCTTCATTGCCGAGGAGATGGCACTCCACCTGGACAACGGCACCCGCAAACGGAGCTCTGCCCAGTGCAGTGACGTCATCACAGACTCGCCCACCCACAAACGCAATAGGATGATTTGA